One Actinomycetota bacterium DNA window includes the following coding sequences:
- a CDS encoding prepilin-type N-terminal cleavage/methylation domain-containing protein, whose translation MRDEKIGTRGLKANSGFTLIETLLALFLLVVAMIPLAAILTGALRESTMDKARSHAREIAESERDKIKSLTFNAIGLAGAPYSFTNAPSGYQGQIKPETGYTGISPGPEQQSFQNFNYTVTRDIRKSPDQYGGTQTFTKKVIITVSWTIPAPGSSVSLTTQIGPTTMSP comes from the coding sequence ATGAGGGACGAAAAGATAGGGACTCGAGGTCTCAAGGCCAATAGCGGCTTCACATTGATTGAGACACTTCTAGCGCTTTTTCTCTTAGTGGTTGCGATGATTCCGCTTGCGGCAATTCTTACCGGCGCTCTAAGAGAATCAACGATGGACAAAGCCCGCAGCCATGCGAGAGAAATCGCCGAAAGTGAGAGGGACAAGATTAAGAGTCTTACCTTCAACGCTATCGGTTTGGCGGGAGCACCTTACTCGTTCACAAATGCACCGTCTGGTTATCAAGGTCAGATAAAGCCGGAAACCGGTTATACAGGCATATCTCCTGGTCCGGAACAGCAATCTTTCCAGAATTTTAACTACACTGTCACACGCGATATCCGAAAGAGTCCAGATCAGTACGGGGGGACCCAAACGTTTACCAAAAAGGTGATTATTACTGTCTCCTGGACGATCCCGGCTCCCGGCTCATCGGTATCGTTAACAACTCAAATCGGCCCTACAACGATGTCGCCCTGA